One genomic region from Mastacembelus armatus chromosome 21, fMasArm1.2, whole genome shotgun sequence encodes:
- the LOC113123893 gene encoding ubiquinone/menaquinone biosynthesis C-methyltransferase UbiE isoform X2, protein MAYRLFEGKEHATAYRKYRFSPSDHLIQKVLDFLEKRKGFPFKLAVDVGCGSGQGTVLLAKHFASVVGTDVSPAQLEFALQRAKETNITYKQCMAEELPFADNSVDLVTAMSAFHWFDRPRFLKEAHRVLKPHGCLALLSYTMDMELSYADCCLHTLNQVCKEFYAALKPYRCPCLGPNSIELYREAYESIPYPDKEWQECMWVKMLMPLSGYMGFVETFSSFQAMLRDDPQKATSLSQDICQRLMTIMGVTSPDTEVVLSLRFHWFLTSSVP, encoded by the exons ATGGCTTATCGTCTGTTTGAAGGCAAGGAGCATGCAACTGCCTATAGGAAATACAGGTTCTCTCCATCAGATCATCTCATACAAAAAGTGCTTGATTTTTTGGAAAAACGG aAAGGATTTCCCTTCAAACTAGCAGTGGATGTGGGTTGTGGCTCTGGACAGGGCACAGTGCTGCTGGCCAAACACTTTGCTTCTGTGGTGGGAACAGATGTGAGTCCTGCGCAGCTGGAATTTGCTCTTCAGCGTGCCAAAGAGACAAACATCACATACAA ACAGTGTATGGCAGAGGAGCTGCCATTTGCTGACAACTCAGTGGACTTGGTGACGGCCATGTCTGCCTTCCACTGGTTTGACAGGCCACGATTTCTAAAAGAGGCCCACAGAGTCCTGAAGCCTCATGGCTGCTTAGCTCTGCTTAGCTACACCATGGACATGGAGCTCAGCTACGCTGACTGCTGCCTGCACACACTGAACCAAGTCTGCAAAGAG ttttatgcagctttGAAACCTTATCGCTGTCCTTGCCTTGGTCCCAACTCTATTGAGTTATACCGGGAGGCATATGAATCCATACCTTACCCTGACAAGGAATG GCAAGAGTGTATGTGGGTGAAAATGCTCATGCCTCTGTCAGGCTACATGGGGTTTGTGGAAACTTTCTCCAGTTTTCAGGCTATGTTGAGAGATGACCCACAGAAGGCCACTAGTCTCTCCCAGGACATCTGTCAAAG GTTGATGACCATAATGGGAGTGACCTCTCCAGATACAGAGGTCGTG CTGTCCTTGAGATTCCACTGGTTCTTGACATCTTCAGTCCCCTGA
- the LOC113122949 gene encoding putative methyltransferase DDB_G0268948 — protein MTYRLFEGKDHASIYQKYRFTPPDELKNIILQYLDKKKGQPHVLAVDLGCGTGQNSRLFAPFFKEVVGIDISECQLEEARAVPGYPNVTYRKGTAEELPFTDGSVDLLTAASAAHWFDKSRFVTEACRVLKPGGCIALLGFTDSSTRHYYQNCGERLNHIYKEVKQVLGPYTSNPVAVCDTKLEELYKDIPFPDKERIEGVQVKSVIPVRDVVGFIESWSMFQAYRKKDPHCAHDLLLSTQKKFLDEMGVVSPDTEIVQELEYFCVLASKPQ, from the exons ATGACATATCGGCTGTTTGAGGGGAAGGATCATGCCTCGATCTACCAAAAGTATCGCTTTACACCGCCAGATGAGCTCAAGAACATTATTCTTCAGTACCTAGATAAAAAG AAGGGACAGCCACATGTGCTGGCAGTGGATCTGGGATGTGGAACAGGTCAAAACTCTCGGCTATTTGCgcctttttttaaagaagtggTGGGTATTGACATCAGTGAGTGTCAACTAGAAGAGGCCAGAGCTGTGCCAGGGTATCCGAACGTCACATACAG GAAGGGGACAGCAGAGGAGCTTCCGTTTACAGATGGCTCTGTAGATTTGCTCACAGCAGCGTCAGCAGCACACTGGTTTGATAAGTCAAGGTTTGTGACAGAAGCATGTCGCGTTTTGAAACCCGGGGGCTGCATTGCTCTGCTTGGGTTCACCGATTCTAGCACCAGGCATTATTACCAGAACTGTGGAGAAAGACTCAACCACATATATAAAGAG GTGAAGCAGGTGCTGGGGCCATACACAAGCAACCCAGTAGCTGTATGTGACACTAAGCTGGAGGAGCTGTACAAAGACATCCCTTTTCCAGACAAAGAGAG GATTGAGGGTGTTCAGGTAAAGTCTGTCATCCCAGTACGAGACGTGGTGGGATTCATTGAGTCCTGGTCTATGTTCCAAGCTTACAGGAAGAAAGACCCCCATTGTGCTCATGACCTGCTGCTCAGCACCCAGAAGAA gttTCTGGATGAGATGGGAGTAGTGTCTCCTGACACTGAAATAGTGCAGGAATTGGAATATTTCTGTGTTCTGGCATCAAAACCGCAATAA
- the LOC113123893 gene encoding putative methyltransferase DDB_G0268948 isoform X1: protein MAYRLFEGKEHATAYRKYRFSPSDHLIQKVLDFLEKRKGFPFKLAVDVGCGSGQGTVLLAKHFASVVGTDVSPAQLEFALQRAKETNITYKQCMAEELPFADNSVDLVTAMSAFHWFDRPRFLKEAHRVLKPHGCLALLSYTMDMELSYADCCLHTLNQVCKEFYAALKPYRCPCLGPNSIELYREAYESIPYPDKEWQECMWVKMLMPLSGYMGFVETFSSFQAMLRDDPQKATSLSQDICQRLMTIMGVTSPDTEVVVGVKYFYLLARKPQDV from the exons ATGGCTTATCGTCTGTTTGAAGGCAAGGAGCATGCAACTGCCTATAGGAAATACAGGTTCTCTCCATCAGATCATCTCATACAAAAAGTGCTTGATTTTTTGGAAAAACGG aAAGGATTTCCCTTCAAACTAGCAGTGGATGTGGGTTGTGGCTCTGGACAGGGCACAGTGCTGCTGGCCAAACACTTTGCTTCTGTGGTGGGAACAGATGTGAGTCCTGCGCAGCTGGAATTTGCTCTTCAGCGTGCCAAAGAGACAAACATCACATACAA ACAGTGTATGGCAGAGGAGCTGCCATTTGCTGACAACTCAGTGGACTTGGTGACGGCCATGTCTGCCTTCCACTGGTTTGACAGGCCACGATTTCTAAAAGAGGCCCACAGAGTCCTGAAGCCTCATGGCTGCTTAGCTCTGCTTAGCTACACCATGGACATGGAGCTCAGCTACGCTGACTGCTGCCTGCACACACTGAACCAAGTCTGCAAAGAG ttttatgcagctttGAAACCTTATCGCTGTCCTTGCCTTGGTCCCAACTCTATTGAGTTATACCGGGAGGCATATGAATCCATACCTTACCCTGACAAGGAATG GCAAGAGTGTATGTGGGTGAAAATGCTCATGCCTCTGTCAGGCTACATGGGGTTTGTGGAAACTTTCTCCAGTTTTCAGGCTATGTTGAGAGATGACCCACAGAAGGCCACTAGTCTCTCCCAGGACATCTGTCAAAG GTTGATGACCATAATGGGAGTGACCTCTCCAGATACAGAGGTCGTGGTAGGTGTGAAGTATTTCTACCTGCTGGCCCGCAAACCACAGGATGTCTGA